In a single window of the Neisseria subflava genome:
- a CDS encoding NnrS family protein, whose amino-acid sequence MTDLFKHPVWAMAFRPFYSLAALYGALSILLWGFGFQGMPELPGFYWHAHEMIWGYAGLVVIAFLLTAVATWTGQPPTRGKALAGLTAFWLLARICMFIPGWGVTASGIFGTIFFWYGAVCMALPVIRSQNKRNYVAVFAIFVLGGTHFAFHLKVQPFDAIALMTGLQSGLIMVAGFIGLIGMRIISFFTSKRLNVPQIPSPQWVAHASLWLPMLTAMLMAHNILPGLAALFALAAGVIFTVQVYRWWYKAVLKEPMLWILFAGYLFTGLGLIAVGLSYWISNFLNLGVHLIGVGGIGVLTLGMMARTALGHTGNSIYPPPKVVPVAFWLMIAATVVRVLATFVSGTAYTHSIRCSAALFAASLLLYAWKYIPWLIRPRSDGRPG is encoded by the coding sequence ATGACCGATTTGTTCAAACACCCGGTTTGGGCAATGGCCTTCCGCCCGTTTTATTCGTTGGCGGCTTTGTATGGCGCATTGTCTATACTGCTTTGGGGCTTCGGCTTTCAGGGTATGCCTGAGTTGCCGGGTTTCTATTGGCATGCCCATGAAATGATTTGGGGCTATGCCGGATTGGTTGTCATTGCATTCTTATTGACGGCCGTGGCGACTTGGACAGGCCAGCCGCCGACACGCGGTAAGGCGTTGGCCGGTTTGACCGCATTTTGGCTGTTGGCCCGCATTTGTATGTTTATTCCTGGTTGGGGGGTAACGGCAAGCGGCATATTCGGTACGATTTTTTTCTGGTATGGCGCGGTATGCATGGCTTTGCCGGTAATTCGTTCTCAAAACAAGCGCAACTATGTTGCCGTGTTCGCTATTTTTGTTTTGGGCGGCACCCATTTCGCCTTCCATCTGAAAGTGCAGCCGTTTGATGCCATTGCGCTGATGACCGGTTTGCAATCCGGTTTGATTATGGTGGCCGGATTTATCGGTTTGATCGGTATGCGGATTATCTCGTTCTTTACGTCCAAGCGCCTGAACGTGCCGCAAATTCCCAGCCCTCAATGGGTAGCGCACGCTTCACTTTGGCTGCCTATGCTGACCGCCATGCTGATGGCGCATAACATTTTGCCGGGACTGGCCGCGTTGTTTGCTCTGGCTGCCGGTGTGATTTTTACCGTGCAGGTGTACCGCTGGTGGTATAAAGCCGTGCTGAAAGAGCCTATGCTTTGGATTTTGTTTGCCGGCTATCTGTTTACCGGCTTGGGTTTGATTGCGGTCGGTCTTTCCTATTGGATTTCAAACTTCCTGAATTTGGGCGTGCACCTTATCGGCGTTGGCGGTATCGGCGTGCTGACTTTGGGCATGATGGCGCGAACTGCGCTTGGCCATACCGGCAACTCCATTTATCCACCGCCTAAAGTGGTTCCTGTTGCCTTTTGGTTGATGATAGCCGCAACGGTTGTCCGTGTTTTGGCAACCTTTGTGAGCGGTACGGCATACACGCACAGTATCCGTTGCTCCGCCGCTTTGTTTGCCGCCTCTTTGCTGTTGTACGCATGGAAATATATTCCTTGGTTGATCCGTCCGCGTTCGGATGGTCGTCCGGGTTAA
- a CDS encoding hemerythrin domain-containing protein — MKPLKRHPALIELSREHHGSLSLCVRLLRTPDQSHQAELEPHFVELEPHFLEEETMFAPYWDKIDPALQQRFEGDHAKLRAMMAHPEYMNESWNKEFAVTLRDHARFEERELFPAIEPFLPLPENV; from the coding sequence ATGAAGCCCTTGAAACGCCATCCTGCCTTAATAGAACTTTCCCGCGAACATCATGGCTCGCTATCGTTGTGCGTCCGTCTTCTGCGTACGCCCGATCAAAGCCATCAGGCGGAGCTGGAGCCTCATTTTGTTGAGCTTGAGCCACATTTTTTGGAAGAGGAAACCATGTTTGCTCCGTATTGGGATAAAATTGACCCTGCGTTGCAGCAGCGTTTTGAAGGCGATCATGCCAAATTGCGTGCGATGATGGCGCATCCTGAATATATGAATGAATCATGGAATAAGGAGTTTGCTGTCACTTTGCGCGATCATGCGCGCTTTGAGGAGCGCGAGCTTTTCCCTGCGATTGAACCTTTTTTGCCTTTGCCTGAAAATGTGTAA
- a CDS encoding RrF2 family transcriptional regulator, whose amino-acid sequence MYLTQHTDYGLRVLVYTAINDDTLVNIGTIAETYNISKSHLMKVVTSLVKGGFLVSVRGKGGGLRLADNPENINIGAVVRHLEPMQVVECMGDNNECLITPSCRLTGIITGAIKAFFNHLDQYSLQDLLDKPTYDILYTPRIPINEIRGTAD is encoded by the coding sequence ATGTATCTGACCCAACATACCGATTACGGATTGCGCGTATTGGTTTATACCGCCATCAACGACGACACCCTCGTCAATATCGGCACCATTGCCGAGACTTACAATATTTCCAAAAGCCATTTGATGAAAGTAGTTACCTCATTAGTCAAAGGCGGTTTTCTGGTCAGTGTGCGCGGCAAAGGCGGCGGTTTACGCTTGGCAGACAATCCTGAAAACATCAATATCGGTGCAGTTGTACGCCATCTTGAGCCGATGCAGGTCGTTGAATGCATGGGCGATAACAACGAATGCCTCATCACCCCATCCTGCCGACTGACCGGCATCATCACCGGCGCCATCAAAGCCTTCTTCAATCATTTAGATCAATATTCACTGCAAGATCTGCTGGACAAGCCGACTTACGACATACTTTATACACCGCGCATCCCAATCAACGAAATACGCGGAACGGCCGACTAA
- the folP gene encoding dihydropteroate synthase, with the protein MNTRIWQAGRFEIALDKPKIMGIVNLTPDSFSDGGTYSQNVQIALAHAEQLLKDGADILDIGGESTRPGSDDVSLEEEWSRVQPVLAEVAKWNVPVSLDTRRTVIMEKALAQGGIDIINDVAALSDEGAVALLAQQPKTGVCLMHMQGLPKTMQLNPQYQDVVEEVVRYLKARAAECVQAGIAPERITLDPGFGFGKNLQHNITLIKHLPELMDATGFPLLIGVSRKRMIGELTGEQDAAKRVHGSVAAALATVARGAQIIRVHDVKATSDALKVWEALGISA; encoded by the coding sequence ATGAACACACGCATTTGGCAGGCAGGCCGATTTGAAATCGCCTTGGACAAACCGAAAATCATGGGCATCGTCAATCTGACCCCCGATTCATTTTCCGATGGCGGCACCTATTCGCAAAATGTCCAAATAGCATTGGCACATGCCGAGCAGCTGCTGAAAGACGGTGCGGATATTCTCGATATCGGCGGCGAATCTACCCGCCCGGGTTCGGATGATGTTTCTCTCGAAGAAGAATGGTCCAGGGTGCAGCCGGTTTTGGCGGAGGTGGCCAAGTGGAATGTTCCCGTCAGCTTGGACACGCGCCGCACGGTGATTATGGAAAAAGCCTTGGCGCAAGGCGGCATCGATATTATCAACGATGTTGCCGCATTGAGTGATGAAGGTGCAGTCGCATTGCTGGCGCAACAGCCGAAGACAGGCGTGTGTCTCATGCACATGCAGGGTTTGCCCAAAACCATGCAGCTTAATCCGCAATATCAAGATGTCGTCGAAGAAGTTGTGCGTTATTTAAAAGCACGCGCGGCAGAATGCGTTCAAGCAGGTATTGCCCCTGAACGCATCACACTAGACCCCGGCTTCGGTTTCGGCAAAAACCTGCAACACAACATTACCCTGATAAAACATTTGCCTGAATTGATGGACGCAACCGGATTCCCACTTCTGATCGGCGTGTCGCGCAAACGTATGATTGGCGAACTGACAGGCGAACAAGATGCCGCCAAACGTGTACACGGCAGCGTTGCAGCCGCTTTGGCCACAGTGGCTAGAGGCGCGCAAATCATCCGTGTTCACGATGTCAAAGCAACATCGGACGCTTTGAAAGTTTGGGAAGCATTGGGCATATCGGCATAA
- a CDS encoding electron transfer flavoprotein-ubiquinone oxidoreductase: MTETIERDSMQYDVVIVGAGPSGLSAAIKLKQLAEKNGREISVCVVEKGSEAGAHSLAGAIIDPISLNELIPDWKEKGAPLTRTVTKDRVLFLTEKKAFNLPVTPNFDNHANYIASLGEVVRWLAEQAENLGVEIYPGFAAAEVLYHEDGSVKGIATGNMGIGKDGEPTDSFQPGMELWAQQTIFAEGCRGSLSKQVIERFKLDQNSQPQTYGLGIKEIWEVPSEKHQPGLVMHSAGWPLDSKTYGGSFIYHFDDNKVAVGFVVGLDYQNPYLSPFEEFQRFKTHPEIRKTFEGGRRIAYGARSLIEGGLQSLPKLSFKGGVLVGDAAGFLNMPRIKGIHTAMKSAMLAAEAVFPMLENLEEVESFDSGKEATDYQQRFEQSWLYQELYAARNVRPSFKWGVYLGSIYTGIDQMIFRGKAPWTLKHHGKDNEQLKKASECKPIDYPKPDGVLTFDRLSSVFLANLAHEENQPDHLVLKNPQVMIDVNYKEYASPETRYCPAGVYEIVEENGSPRLQINAANCVHCKTCDIKDPTQNITWICPEGASGPNYGGM, translated from the coding sequence ATGACAGAAACCATCGAGCGCGACAGTATGCAATACGATGTCGTGATTGTCGGCGCAGGCCCGTCGGGTTTGTCTGCCGCCATCAAACTCAAGCAGCTTGCCGAAAAGAATGGACGTGAAATCAGCGTTTGCGTGGTGGAGAAGGGTTCGGAGGCCGGTGCGCACTCGCTTGCCGGTGCCATCATCGATCCGATTTCTTTGAATGAGCTGATTCCTGATTGGAAAGAAAAAGGCGCGCCGCTGACGCGTACAGTGACGAAGGACAGGGTTTTGTTCCTGACCGAGAAAAAAGCCTTCAACTTGCCGGTTACCCCGAATTTCGACAACCATGCGAACTATATTGCCAGCTTGGGCGAAGTCGTGCGCTGGCTGGCGGAGCAGGCGGAAAATTTGGGCGTGGAAATCTATCCGGGCTTTGCCGCCGCCGAAGTGCTGTATCACGAAGACGGTTCGGTCAAAGGCATTGCGACCGGCAATATGGGCATCGGCAAAGACGGCGAGCCAACCGACAGTTTCCAACCCGGCATGGAGCTTTGGGCGCAGCAAACCATATTTGCCGAAGGCTGCCGCGGTTCGCTTTCCAAACAAGTCATAGAACGCTTCAAACTCGACCAAAACAGTCAGCCGCAAACTTACGGCTTGGGCATCAAAGAGATTTGGGAAGTGCCGTCTGAAAAACATCAGCCAGGTTTGGTGATGCACAGCGCAGGCTGGCCGCTCGACAGCAAAACCTACGGCGGCTCGTTTATTTATCATTTTGACGACAACAAAGTCGCTGTCGGCTTTGTGGTCGGTTTGGATTATCAAAACCCGTATCTGTCGCCGTTTGAAGAGTTCCAACGTTTCAAAACCCATCCTGAAATCCGCAAAACCTTTGAAGGTGGCCGCCGTATCGCGTATGGCGCGCGTTCGCTGATTGAAGGCGGTTTGCAAAGCCTGCCGAAACTCTCGTTTAAAGGCGGCGTTTTGGTCGGCGATGCCGCAGGTTTCCTGAATATGCCACGCATCAAAGGCATCCATACGGCCATGAAATCCGCCATGCTTGCCGCAGAAGCAGTGTTCCCTATGTTGGAAAACCTCGAAGAAGTGGAAAGCTTCGACAGCGGCAAAGAGGCCACCGATTATCAGCAACGTTTTGAACAAAGCTGGCTGTATCAAGAGCTTTACGCCGCGCGCAATGTCCGTCCGTCATTCAAATGGGGCGTTTACCTCGGCTCAATCTATACCGGTATCGACCAAATGATTTTCAGAGGCAAAGCCCCTTGGACTTTGAAACATCACGGCAAAGACAACGAGCAGCTCAAAAAAGCCTCCGAATGCAAGCCGATTGATTATCCGAAGCCCGACGGTGTTTTGACCTTTGACCGTTTGAGTAGTGTTTTCCTTGCCAACCTTGCGCACGAAGAAAACCAGCCCGACCATTTGGTGCTGAAAAATCCGCAGGTCATGATAGACGTAAACTACAAAGAATACGCCTCGCCCGAAACGCGCTATTGTCCGGCCGGCGTATATGAGATCGTCGAAGAAAACGGCAGCCCGCGCCTGCAAATCAACGCCGCCAACTGCGTTCATTGCAAAACGTGCGACATCAAAGACCCGACGCAAAACATCACTTGGATTTGTCCTGAGGGTGCGAGCGGACCGAATTACGGCGGAATGTAA
- a CDS encoding ExbD/TolR family protein: protein MAFGSMNSGDDAPMSDINVTPLVDVMLVLLIVFMITMPVLTHSIPLELPTASEKAAKEDKQQPKDPLRLNIDANGAYVVGGDSDTKVDLATVTAKLKEAKAKNEDVIVAIAADKAVEYDYVNQALQAAREAGISKIGFVTETKAQ, encoded by the coding sequence ATGGCTTTCGGATCAATGAATTCCGGCGATGATGCGCCGATGTCGGATATCAACGTTACGCCTTTGGTGGACGTGATGCTGGTGTTGCTGATTGTATTTATGATTACCATGCCGGTGCTGACCCACTCAATTCCTTTGGAGTTGCCGACTGCTTCGGAAAAAGCGGCGAAAGAGGATAAGCAGCAGCCTAAAGATCCTTTGCGTTTGAATATTGATGCCAACGGTGCTTATGTCGTTGGCGGCGATTCCGATACCAAAGTGGATTTGGCAACGGTAACTGCCAAGCTGAAAGAAGCCAAAGCGAAAAACGAAGATGTGATTGTGGCGATTGCGGCGGATAAAGCGGTTGAATACGATTACGTCAACCAAGCCCTGCAAGCAGCGCGCGAAGCCGGTATCAGCAAAATCGGTTTTGTAACGGAAACTAAAGCGCAATAA
- a CDS encoding MotA/TolQ/ExbB proton channel family protein has protein sequence MDLSLVFKSGDVVLIGVFVLMLLMSVVTWSVIVIRCIKYRKAKKGNAQVKELMLNAFTLADAVQKAKAVEAPMSNVADESLRAYQNYRQTTSKSLIDELPLNEYLVVHIRNSMSQTMRQFDYGMTALASIGATAPFIGLLGTVWGIYHALIGISESGQMSIAAVAGPIGEALVSTAVGLFVAIPAVLAYNFLNRGTKTIAQDMDAFAHDLHVRLLNQKD, from the coding sequence ATGGATTTAAGTTTAGTTTTCAAATCAGGTGATGTGGTACTGATTGGTGTATTTGTCCTGATGTTGTTGATGAGTGTGGTGACTTGGAGTGTCATTGTGATTCGCTGCATCAAATACCGCAAAGCGAAAAAAGGCAATGCTCAGGTAAAAGAGTTGATGTTGAATGCGTTTACGCTGGCCGATGCTGTACAGAAAGCCAAAGCGGTAGAAGCACCAATGAGCAATGTTGCCGATGAGTCTCTGCGCGCATACCAAAACTACCGTCAAACGACAAGCAAATCGCTGATTGACGAATTGCCTTTGAACGAATACTTGGTTGTTCACATCCGCAACAGCATGTCCCAAACCATGCGTCAGTTTGACTACGGCATGACCGCGTTGGCCTCCATCGGCGCAACCGCTCCGTTTATCGGCCTGTTGGGTACTGTTTGGGGTATTTACCATGCCCTGATCGGCATCAGCGAAAGCGGTCAAATGAGCATTGCTGCGGTAGCCGGTCCGATTGGTGAGGCTTTGGTATCGACTGCTGTCGGCCTGTTTGTGGCGATTCCGGCCGTATTGGCGTACAACTTCCTCAATCGCGGTACAAAAACCATCGCGCAAGATATGGACGCATTTGCACATGACCTGCATGTCCGCCTGCTGAACCAAAAGGATTAA
- a CDS encoding energy transducer TonB translates to MDKKRILTPAVVTSVALIHVGLVALLWHAHKPPPVEMANIEFVDLGDFGGGDGSPEGEGAPAAPEPTPEQPKPKPKPKPKPKPKPVEPPKPVIKPVVTKKEKADIVQQKEKPKPIEKPKPEPKPEPKPEPKPEPKPEPKAEPKPSPKASEYSGSKTGPNTAENGKGNGEGKALGGEGKGNGGGTKGTGSGRGEGSGSGSGGAKGEHGSGTGGGGGGGSGTGAGSSKGNPAKGTCHIPRPPYPSLSTENGEEGLVVLKVLVGPGGKVDSISVNKSSGYSRLDNAARKAVKDGSCHASVWTEFKVPVKFTLE, encoded by the coding sequence ATGGATAAAAAACGAATTTTAACTCCAGCCGTCGTGACTTCCGTTGCGTTGATTCACGTCGGCTTGGTTGCACTTTTATGGCACGCGCACAAACCGCCTCCTGTCGAAATGGCGAATATTGAATTTGTCGATTTGGGCGATTTCGGCGGAGGCGACGGCAGCCCTGAGGGCGAAGGCGCACCTGCCGCACCCGAGCCAACCCCCGAACAACCGAAACCCAAGCCGAAACCCAAGCCGAAACCCAAACCTAAGCCTGTCGAGCCGCCCAAACCTGTTATCAAACCTGTGGTAACGAAAAAAGAAAAAGCGGATATCGTACAGCAAAAGGAAAAACCGAAACCTATCGAGAAACCTAAGCCCGAGCCTAAGCCGGAACCTAAACCTGAGCCGAAGCCCGAGCCAAAACCAGAGCCGAAGGCAGAACCTAAACCGTCTCCAAAAGCATCGGAATACTCAGGCAGCAAAACCGGGCCGAACACTGCTGAAAACGGTAAAGGCAACGGCGAAGGCAAAGCCTTGGGCGGAGAAGGAAAAGGCAACGGCGGCGGTACGAAAGGTACAGGCAGCGGCCGTGGCGAAGGCAGCGGATCCGGCAGCGGCGGTGCGAAAGGCGAACATGGCTCCGGTACCGGCGGTGGCGGAGGTGGTGGCAGCGGTACAGGTGCCGGCAGCAGTAAAGGCAATCCGGCAAAAGGAACCTGCCATATTCCGAGACCTCCGTATCCTTCACTGTCCACTGAAAATGGCGAAGAGGGCTTGGTTGTTTTGAAAGTCTTGGTTGGTCCCGGCGGTAAAGTGGATTCAATTAGTGTGAATAAATCAAGTGGTTATAGTCGTCTGGATAATGCAGCGCGTAAAGCCGTTAAAGATGGTAGCTGTCATGCAAGCGTTTGGACTGAATTTAAAGTACCTGTCAAATTCACGCTTGAATAA
- a CDS encoding tyrosine recombinase XerC, translated as MAESNNFAPHFERYLKTLLQQGKSEHTVSAYRRDLSELMRLLPDNLENGLPTRRDFVAVLKKLSQKGLSESSLARKLSVWRQYCSWLVQIEVMESDPTFNMKAPHLPERLPKALPQEPLNHILDHAPVDDELDVRDKAMFELMYGSGLRLSEIQGLNLDGIVLDEGWVSVNGKGGKQRQVPLVAKSIAALHDYLAVRIAKEGEQALFTNKNGGRLGQRQIQKRLQAWAVRVGSASHISPHMMRHSYATHLLQASGDIRAVQELLGHSNLSATQVYTKLDFDHLARVYDEAHPRAKRKK; from the coding sequence ATGGCGGAATCAAACAATTTTGCGCCCCATTTTGAACGCTATCTGAAAACCTTGCTGCAACAAGGCAAGTCGGAGCATACCGTTTCCGCTTATCGGCGCGATTTGAGTGAGTTGATGCGCCTGTTGCCCGATAATCTGGAAAACGGCCTGCCAACGCGCCGTGATTTTGTGGCGGTATTGAAAAAGCTGTCGCAAAAGGGCTTGAGCGAAAGTAGCTTGGCGCGGAAATTGTCGGTGTGGCGGCAGTATTGCAGTTGGCTGGTGCAGATAGAAGTCATGGAAAGCGACCCGACATTTAATATGAAAGCGCCGCACCTGCCCGAACGCCTGCCCAAAGCGCTGCCGCAAGAGCCTTTAAACCATATCCTTGACCATGCGCCGGTTGATGATGAGTTGGATGTACGCGATAAGGCCATGTTTGAATTGATGTATGGCAGCGGCTTGCGCCTGAGCGAGATACAAGGTTTGAATCTGGACGGTATCGTTTTGGACGAAGGTTGGGTCAGTGTGAATGGTAAAGGCGGCAAGCAACGGCAAGTGCCGTTGGTAGCTAAAAGCATTGCAGCATTGCATGATTATTTGGCAGTGCGTATTGCCAAAGAGGGCGAGCAGGCCTTGTTCACCAATAAGAACGGCGGCAGGCTGGGGCAACGTCAAATCCAAAAACGCCTGCAGGCGTGGGCAGTGCGCGTGGGCAGTGCCAGCCATATCTCACCGCACATGATGCGCCACAGCTATGCAACCCATCTTTTGCAGGCATCGGGCGATATCCGTGCTGTGCAGGAATTGTTGGGACACAGCAACCTTTCCGCTACGCAAGTTTATACAAAGCTGGATTTTGATCACTTAGCGCGCGTTTATGATGAGGCGCACCCAAGGGCGAAACGGAAAAAATGA
- a CDS encoding acyl-CoA thioesterase, translated as MDRISVAECDKPLFQTDLMVQVGDVNYGGHLANDAVLRLCHEVRMRWLAKLGWSEMDAGGAGLIMADAAVQYLAQGHHGDELSVEMGAAGVAGVGFSLLYRIRRISDGLVLAKVQTGMVCFDYGKQRVCRLPSALKTALEAV; from the coding sequence ATGGATAGGATTTCGGTGGCCGAGTGTGATAAGCCTTTGTTTCAGACGGACTTGATGGTGCAGGTGGGCGATGTGAACTATGGCGGCCATCTGGCGAACGATGCGGTGTTGCGTTTGTGCCATGAAGTGAGGATGCGTTGGCTGGCGAAGCTGGGTTGGAGTGAAATGGATGCCGGAGGGGCTGGCCTGATTATGGCGGATGCGGCGGTGCAGTATTTGGCGCAAGGTCATCATGGCGATGAGCTGTCGGTGGAAATGGGGGCGGCGGGTGTGGCCGGAGTGGGCTTTTCTTTGTTGTACCGTATCCGCAGGATTTCAGATGGCCTTGTGCTGGCGAAAGTGCAGACAGGTATGGTGTGTTTCGATTATGGCAAGCAGCGTGTCTGCCGTTTGCCTTCGGCATTGAAAACAGCATTGGAGGCCGTCTGA
- the fba gene encoding class II fructose-bisphosphate aldolase (catalyzes the reversible aldol condensation of dihydroxyacetonephosphate and glyceraldehyde 3-phosphate in the Calvin cycle, glycolysis, and/or gluconeogenesis) encodes MALVSMRQLLDHAAENSYGLPAFNVNNLEQMRAIMEAADQVNAPVIVQASAGARKYAGAPFLRHLILAAVEEFPHIPVVMHQDHGASPDVCQRSIQLGFSSVMMDGSLMEDGKTPSSYEYNVNATRTVVNFSHACGVSVEGEIGVLGNLETGEAGEEDGVGAVGKLSHDQMLTSVEDAVRFVKDTGVDALAIAVGTSHGAYKFTRPPTGDVLRIDRIKEIHQALPNTHIVMHGSSSVPQEWLKVINEHGGKIGETYGVPVEEIVEGIKHGVRKVNIDTDLRLASTGAIRRFMAENPAEFDPRKYLSKTVEAMKQICLDRYLAFGCEGQADKIKPISLEKMATKYAKGELNQIVK; translated from the coding sequence ATGGCACTCGTATCCATGCGCCAACTGTTGGACCATGCTGCCGAAAACAGCTACGGTCTGCCCGCATTCAACGTTAACAACCTCGAACAGATGCGCGCCATCATGGAGGCGGCCGACCAAGTCAACGCCCCCGTTATCGTTCAAGCATCCGCAGGCGCACGCAAATACGCAGGTGCCCCATTCCTGCGCCATCTGATTTTGGCCGCAGTCGAAGAATTCCCGCATATCCCTGTCGTGATGCACCAAGACCACGGCGCATCTCCTGATGTATGCCAACGCTCCATTCAACTGGGCTTCTCCTCCGTGATGATGGACGGCTCGCTGATGGAAGATGGCAAAACCCCTTCTTCTTACGAATACAACGTCAACGCCACCCGTACCGTGGTCAACTTCTCCCACGCTTGCGGCGTGTCCGTTGAAGGCGAAATCGGCGTATTGGGCAACCTCGAAACTGGCGAAGCCGGCGAAGAAGACGGCGTCGGCGCAGTGGGCAAACTTTCCCACGACCAAATGCTGACCAGCGTTGAAGATGCCGTACGTTTCGTTAAAGATACCGGCGTTGACGCATTGGCTATTGCCGTTGGTACCAGCCACGGCGCATACAAATTCACCCGTCCGCCCACAGGCGACGTATTGCGTATCGACCGCATCAAAGAAATCCACCAAGCCCTGCCCAACACCCACATCGTAATGCACGGCTCCAGCTCCGTTCCGCAAGAATGGCTGAAAGTCATCAACGAACACGGCGGCAAAATCGGTGAAACCTACGGCGTACCGGTTGAAGAAATCGTCGAAGGCATCAAACACGGCGTGCGCAAAGTCAACATCGACACCGACTTGCGCCTCGCCTCTACCGGCGCCATCCGCCGCTTCATGGCAGAAAACCCAGCCGAATTCGACCCGCGCAAATACTTGAGCAAAACCGTCGAAGCCATGAAACAAATCTGTCTTGACCGCTACCTCGCATTCGGTTGCGAAGGCCAAGCCGACAAAATCAAACCGATTTCTTTGGAAAAAATGGCAACCAAATACGCCAAAGGCGAATTGAACCAAATCGTTAAATAA
- a CDS encoding glycosyltransferase family 2 protein: MKLAVILPAYCAEAYLPECLDSVLNQTFRDFFVIAINDASTDKTGEILEAYAAKDSRLQVFHLPENRGEPFACQFAMDMLKDVEVEYVARMDADDICALDRFEKQIQFLDSHPEIDIVGSQATIFFDDQTGREPVLSDLPLLDKDIKAFLSFAAQNMFNPTTMWRHDSIKNLGINYTATETAPDFHMWVQCALHGKTFANLPEPLLSYRIHTTQESKKRDKINRSVQYTMELWISHLFPDLNATEVTLLSRILYEKQLRLTTEELKTIFAAYDRISKDRSISLFGEDRNTMFDMIDKFFNFLKSQLKFT, translated from the coding sequence ATGAAACTCGCCGTTATTTTGCCGGCCTATTGCGCCGAAGCTTATTTGCCCGAATGCTTGGACTCGGTATTGAATCAAACATTCCGCGACTTTTTCGTCATCGCCATCAACGATGCTTCAACAGACAAAACCGGCGAAATCCTCGAGGCTTACGCAGCCAAAGATTCACGTTTGCAGGTTTTCCACCTTCCGGAAAACAGGGGCGAGCCGTTTGCCTGCCAATTTGCCATGGATATGCTCAAAGACGTAGAAGTCGAATATGTGGCACGAATGGACGCGGACGATATTTGCGCCTTGGATCGTTTTGAAAAACAGATTCAATTCTTAGACAGCCATCCCGAAATCGATATTGTCGGCAGCCAAGCCACCATCTTTTTTGATGACCAAACCGGAAGAGAACCCGTTTTAAGCGACCTCCCCCTGCTCGACAAAGACATTAAAGCCTTTCTCTCCTTTGCCGCCCAAAACATGTTCAACCCCACCACCATGTGGCGGCACGACAGCATTAAAAACCTCGGAATAAACTACACCGCGACGGAAACCGCACCCGATTTCCATATGTGGGTGCAATGCGCCCTACATGGCAAAACCTTTGCCAACCTGCCCGAGCCTTTGTTGTCATACAGGATACACACAACTCAAGAAAGCAAAAAAAGAGACAAAATCAACAGATCCGTCCAATACACCATGGAGTTGTGGATCAGTCATCTCTTCCCTGATTTGAATGCGACGGAAGTAACGCTCTTAAGCCGCATCTTGTACGAAAAGCAACTGCGCTTGACCACTGAAGAGCTGAAAACCATTTTTGCCGCCTATGACAGAATCAGCAAAGACCGCAGCATTTCATTGTTTGGCGAAGACCGCAATACCATGTTCGACATGATAGACAAGTTCTTCAATTTCTTAAAAAGCCAGTTGAAATTCACTTAA